The following proteins are encoded in a genomic region of Burkholderia diffusa:
- a CDS encoding MotA/TolQ/ExbB proton channel family protein codes for MSDYIHYAVIGTFALLAMLSALTWTLIVFKTLLYARVALGNRRFAARRGDHAGLSMPADDDVAGSLNARLQRAVCVALRDLDAVAPDVPATLITWDRRDLLERTLAREIRRTQRSLERGLAVLASIANVAPFVGLFGTVFGIVHTLQSMTASAANGIEAIAGPIGQALVATGIGIGVAIPAVLAYNLFLRRQKMVTAGLDEFGQDLIALAEQRRFTIDPPLHAALSSASTPGAVRQAAV; via the coding sequence ATGTCAGATTACATCCATTACGCGGTCATCGGCACGTTTGCGCTCCTCGCGATGCTGTCGGCGCTCACCTGGACGCTGATCGTCTTCAAGACGCTGTTGTATGCGCGCGTCGCGCTAGGCAACCGCCGCTTTGCCGCGCGACGCGGCGATCATGCGGGGCTGTCGATGCCGGCGGACGACGATGTGGCCGGCAGCCTGAACGCGCGCCTGCAGCGCGCGGTGTGCGTTGCATTGCGCGATCTCGACGCGGTCGCGCCGGACGTACCGGCCACGCTGATCACGTGGGATCGCCGCGATTTGCTCGAACGCACGCTCGCGCGCGAGATCCGGCGCACGCAGCGCTCGCTCGAGCGCGGGCTTGCCGTGCTCGCGTCGATCGCGAACGTCGCACCGTTCGTCGGGCTGTTTGGCACCGTGTTCGGCATTGTCCACACGTTGCAGTCGATGACGGCGTCGGCCGCGAACGGCATCGAAGCGATCGCGGGGCCAATCGGCCAGGCGCTGGTCGCGACCGGGATCGGCATCGGCGTCGCGATTCCGGCCGTGCTGGCTTACAACCTGTTCCTGCGCCGGCAAAAGATGGTGACGGCCGGGCTCGACGAGTTCGGCCAGGACCTGATCGCGCTGGCCGAGCAGCGGCGGTTCACGATCGACCCGCCGCTGCATGCCGCGCTTTCGTCTGCGAGCACCCCAGGCGCCGTGCGTCAGGCGGCCGTATGA
- a CDS encoding energy transducer TonB — translation MSARATQVAQSSAAPEPVSAPRFAATYLRNPAPDYPDVAQRRGWEGTTLLNVHVLANGRPDQVLLSASSGHDALDDAAVAAVTDWRFVPAKRGTEAIDGWVRVPVVFKIGN, via the coding sequence GTGTCCGCGCGTGCGACGCAGGTTGCGCAGTCCTCGGCGGCACCCGAACCCGTGTCCGCGCCGCGCTTCGCGGCGACCTACCTGCGCAACCCCGCGCCCGATTACCCGGACGTCGCGCAGCGGCGCGGCTGGGAAGGCACCACGCTCCTGAACGTGCATGTGCTCGCGAACGGCCGGCCCGACCAGGTGCTGTTGTCGGCGAGCAGCGGACACGACGCGCTCGACGATGCGGCCGTCGCTGCGGTCACGGACTGGCGCTTCGTGCCGGCGAAGCGCGGCACGGAAGCGATCGATGGCTGGGTCAGGGTGCCTGTCGTGTTCAAAATCGGAAACTAA
- a CDS encoding methanol/ethanol family PQQ-dependent dehydrogenase, with amino-acid sequence MKKLSASTSRLATIGIAAAAAIALNPGLVDAAADYPAVTYQRLTDAQRDPGWLTYYRTYNGQAHSPLKQIDASNVKQLTQAWSYKFPAELKQGFEATPIVNGRYLFVTTPKDNVYAFDAATGAQLWKYEPKLGAESFKTACCDVVNRGVALYGKNVYVAMLSGEVAALDAQTGALVWKKQMFEPGLGYAFSLAPLALDGAIVVGSSGGEYGARGFIAALSPNDGTLLWKRFTIPGQGEKHADTWPDGMQAHGGAPAWLTGTYDAATRTLYWGVGNPGPWLADLRPGDNLYSDSLLALDPKNGDLKWHYQYTKHDTWDYDGVNTPVLATIKYKGKEHDAIIHADRNGYFHAIDRDTGKLIYAEPFVKATSVTGYTEDGAPIQDPAKYPKVGTTIDTCPSFLGGKNWWSVSYDPVRHLAIVPSLHACMSLSGKSVNYMEGLPYLGEGFEIKPEPGSEGYGELQAIDVNTGKKVWSHWSKLPWNGGVATTASGLAFSGSLDGHLYAFDVTTGKVLWESPKLASGIIAQPSVFEVDGKEYVAVLAGYGGANPIWGGPMAKAADDVPRGGTLYVFALDRG; translated from the coding sequence ATGAAAAAACTCTCGGCTTCGACGAGCCGACTGGCAACCATCGGAATCGCGGCGGCTGCAGCGATCGCCTTGAATCCCGGCCTGGTGGACGCAGCCGCGGATTATCCGGCCGTCACGTATCAGCGGCTCACGGATGCGCAACGCGATCCGGGCTGGCTCACCTACTACCGCACGTACAACGGCCAGGCGCATTCGCCGCTCAAGCAGATCGACGCGTCGAACGTGAAGCAGCTCACGCAGGCGTGGAGCTACAAGTTTCCGGCCGAGCTGAAGCAGGGCTTCGAAGCCACGCCGATCGTCAACGGCCGGTATCTGTTCGTCACCACGCCGAAGGACAACGTGTACGCGTTCGACGCGGCCACCGGCGCGCAACTGTGGAAATACGAGCCCAAGCTCGGCGCGGAATCGTTCAAGACGGCCTGCTGCGATGTCGTGAACCGCGGCGTCGCGCTGTACGGCAAGAACGTCTACGTTGCGATGCTGAGCGGCGAGGTGGCCGCGCTCGACGCGCAGACGGGCGCGCTCGTGTGGAAGAAGCAGATGTTCGAACCGGGGCTGGGCTACGCATTCTCGCTCGCCCCGCTCGCGCTCGACGGCGCGATCGTGGTCGGCAGTTCGGGCGGCGAATACGGCGCACGCGGCTTCATCGCGGCGCTCAGCCCGAACGACGGCACGCTGCTGTGGAAGCGCTTCACGATCCCCGGCCAGGGCGAGAAGCACGCCGATACCTGGCCCGACGGCATGCAGGCGCACGGCGGCGCGCCGGCCTGGCTGACCGGCACCTACGACGCGGCGACGCGCACGCTGTACTGGGGCGTCGGCAACCCGGGGCCGTGGCTCGCGGACCTGCGCCCGGGCGACAACCTGTACTCCGATTCACTGCTCGCGCTGGATCCGAAGAACGGCGACCTCAAATGGCACTACCAGTACACGAAGCACGACACCTGGGACTATGACGGCGTCAACACGCCGGTGCTCGCGACGATCAAGTACAAGGGCAAGGAGCACGACGCGATCATCCACGCGGACCGCAACGGCTACTTCCATGCGATCGATCGCGACACCGGCAAGCTGATCTATGCGGAGCCGTTCGTGAAGGCGACGTCGGTGACCGGCTACACGGAAGACGGCGCGCCGATCCAGGATCCCGCGAAGTATCCGAAGGTCGGCACGACGATCGACACGTGCCCGAGCTTCCTCGGCGGCAAGAACTGGTGGTCGGTGTCGTACGACCCCGTCCGCCATCTCGCGATCGTGCCGTCGCTGCATGCGTGCATGAGCCTGTCGGGCAAGTCGGTCAACTACATGGAAGGGCTGCCGTATCTCGGCGAAGGTTTCGAGATCAAGCCCGAGCCGGGCAGCGAAGGCTACGGCGAGCTCCAGGCAATCGACGTGAACACCGGCAAGAAGGTATGGAGCCACTGGAGCAAGCTGCCGTGGAACGGCGGCGTCGCGACGACCGCGAGCGGCCTCGCGTTCAGCGGCTCGCTCGACGGCCACCTGTACGCGTTCGACGTCACCACCGGCAAGGTTCTGTGGGAGAGCCCGAAGCTCGCGAGCGGGATCATCGCGCAACCGTCCGTCTTTGAAGTGGACGGCAAGGAGTACGTAGCGGTGCTCGCCGGCTACGGCGGTGCGAATCCGATCTGGGGCGGCCCGATGGCCAAGGCGGCGGACGACGTGCCGCGCGGCGGCACGCTGTACGTATTCGCCCTTGACCGCGGCTGA
- a CDS encoding c-type cytochrome codes for MNLRLSRLAVACALAAGTALTPALSTAATAVRVCSLPGTPTAALDKAVARDAFRTAGIAANFSGHDAGGSDDDGVSAHELANLLEHDCDVLAGFPRSAIADASDTKLLFSQGYLRSGYVSVTRRDAGAPATDREIVAATYASPAQLIAVQQKNARFDLENTSEQTVDAVARGRAHRAIVWYPAVVAYQAAHPKQAFRIGATSSPYAEWQLTFAFAPRSAELQQRIDAALTQMKNNGRLAALTRKWALPGSALEAHESRMPSRFLDGATASAGRAPGNLLRARNVPAGGGFIRVGASTGDAAPSFDASQVAHGKEIYGNACAKCHGADLEGNTAPALSGPSFAPLSHSHLTIGGVFGYMATNMPADQPGKLKDDEYADLMAFLLASNGYAASKSKLTADTAHASTAPLVAGPAAHKDASQ; via the coding sequence ATGAACCTCCGACTTTCCCGCCTCGCCGTGGCCTGTGCGCTCGCGGCAGGCACGGCGCTGACACCGGCGCTCTCCACGGCCGCGACGGCAGTGCGCGTGTGCTCGCTGCCGGGCACGCCGACGGCCGCGCTCGACAAGGCCGTCGCCCGCGACGCATTCCGCACGGCCGGCATCGCCGCGAACTTCTCCGGGCACGACGCGGGCGGCAGCGACGACGACGGCGTGTCCGCCCACGAGCTCGCCAACCTCCTCGAACACGACTGCGACGTGCTCGCCGGCTTTCCGCGCTCGGCCATCGCCGATGCATCCGATACGAAGCTGCTGTTCTCGCAAGGCTACCTGCGCTCGGGCTACGTGAGCGTCACGCGTCGCGATGCCGGCGCGCCGGCCACGGACCGCGAAATCGTCGCGGCGACCTATGCAAGCCCCGCGCAATTGATCGCGGTTCAGCAGAAGAACGCGCGCTTCGATCTCGAGAACACGTCCGAGCAAACGGTCGACGCGGTCGCGCGCGGCCGCGCGCATCGCGCGATCGTCTGGTATCCGGCAGTCGTCGCGTATCAGGCCGCGCATCCGAAACAGGCGTTCCGCATCGGCGCGACATCGTCGCCGTATGCGGAATGGCAGCTCACGTTCGCGTTCGCACCGCGCTCGGCCGAGTTGCAGCAACGTATCGACGCGGCACTTACGCAGATGAAGAACAACGGCCGGCTCGCCGCGCTGACCCGCAAGTGGGCGTTGCCCGGCAGCGCGCTCGAAGCGCACGAGTCGCGCATGCCATCCCGTTTCCTCGATGGCGCGACGGCGAGCGCAGGCCGCGCGCCCGGTAACTTGCTGCGCGCGCGCAACGTGCCCGCCGGCGGCGGGTTCATCCGCGTCGGCGCGAGCACCGGCGACGCCGCGCCGTCCTTCGACGCGAGCCAGGTCGCCCACGGCAAGGAGATCTACGGCAATGCGTGCGCAAAGTGCCACGGCGCCGATCTCGAAGGCAACACCGCGCCCGCGTTGAGCGGCCCGTCGTTCGCGCCGCTGTCGCATTCGCACCTGACGATCGGTGGCGTGTTCGGCTACATGGCCACCAACATGCCGGCGGACCAGCCGGGCAAGCTGAAGGACGACGAATACGCGGACCTGATGGCCTTCCTGCTCGCGTCGAACGGCTATGCCGCCAGCAAGAGCAAGCTGACGGCCGATACCGCGCACGCGTCGACCGCGCCGCTCGTCGCCGGTCCCGCCGCGCACAAGGACGCGAGCCAGTAA
- a CDS encoding high-potential iron-sulfur protein produces the protein MTYPTSRRTFIINAIGLCATLAAARTACAAPPLVDENDPAAKTLGYRAHASSVDAAQFPKYQAGQRCANCRFYKGEAADTAGTCPMFAGKLVAADGWCNVYAKRA, from the coding sequence GTGACGTACCCCACCTCCCGCAGAACCTTCATCATCAACGCCATCGGCCTGTGCGCGACGCTCGCCGCCGCCCGCACGGCATGCGCGGCGCCGCCGCTCGTCGACGAGAACGACCCCGCCGCGAAAACGCTCGGGTATCGCGCGCACGCGTCCAGCGTCGACGCCGCGCAGTTCCCGAAATACCAGGCCGGCCAGCGCTGTGCAAATTGCCGCTTCTATAAGGGCGAAGCGGCGGATACCGCCGGCACGTGCCCGATGTTCGCCGGCAAGCTGGTCGCGGCGGACGGCTGGTGCAACGTGTATGCGAAGCGCGCGTGA